Proteins encoded within one genomic window of Companilactobacillus zhachilii:
- a CDS encoding ABC transporter permease, whose translation MEENLNRHSKISAADLEKLSKEAQDEATPSSAKIIWSEFKADKPAMVALVIVVGFILFVMIASLFINTPKMMETNIMNYNASPGTNGFILGADTGGRSVGQQLIVGARNSIGIAIGLTIISSTFGICWGLISGYFNGYIDWGMQRVYDFMMMLPMTMMIIVLVTIIKNYNAVTLTLIFSIFYWEGTSRLIRSRTLSESEKDYVAAAKTSGTSNFKIIFKEIMPNISSLIIVDTTLSFAENIGVETGLSYLGFGLPIQTPSLGTLIANANDPNNITQYWWTWLPAALLIIVLCLSISYIGQVVRRSADASQRHGIDA comes from the coding sequence ATGGAAGAAAATTTAAATAGACATTCAAAGATTTCAGCGGCCGACCTGGAAAAACTTTCCAAAGAAGCCCAAGACGAAGCTACACCGTCTTCAGCCAAGATCATCTGGAGTGAGTTCAAGGCCGATAAACCAGCAATGGTCGCTTTGGTCATCGTTGTCGGATTTATTCTGTTCGTCATGATAGCTTCACTTTTCATCAACACACCAAAGATGATGGAAACAAATATCATGAATTACAACGCCTCGCCCGGAACCAATGGTTTCATTCTTGGAGCAGATACTGGTGGACGTTCAGTTGGTCAACAACTAATCGTCGGGGCTAGAAATTCAATCGGAATCGCGATTGGTTTAACGATTATTTCTTCAACCTTTGGTATTTGCTGGGGACTTATTTCAGGTTACTTCAACGGTTATATCGACTGGGGTATGCAACGTGTGTACGACTTCATGATGATGTTGCCAATGACTATGATGATCATTGTTTTAGTTACTATCATTAAAAATTACAACGCCGTCACTTTGACATTGATTTTCTCAATCTTTTATTGGGAAGGAACTTCTCGTCTGATTCGTTCTAGAACTTTGTCAGAATCGGAAAAAGATTATGTTGCAGCTGCCAAAACTTCCGGTACCAGCAATTTTAAGATTATTTTCAAAGAAATCATGCCTAACATTTCATCCCTGATTATCGTTGATACAACTTTATCTTTCGCCGAAAACATCGGGGTTGAAACAGGACTTTCCTACTTGGGATTTGGTCTTCCCATTCAAACACCATCACTTGGTACTTTGATTGCCAATGCCAATGATCCTAACAATATCACCCAATACTGGTGGACTTGGTTACCAGCCGCCCTCTTAATTATTGTCCTCTGTCTCTCAATTAGTTATATCGGACAAGTCGTTCGTCGGTCAGCCGATGCCTCACAACGCCACGGAATTGATGCTTAA